A section of the Petrimonas sulfuriphila genome encodes:
- a CDS encoding bifunctional 3,4-dihydroxy-2-butanone-4-phosphate synthase/GTP cyclohydrolase II, with amino-acid sequence MKEFTLNTIEEAIEEIKKGNFIIVVDDEDRENEGDLIIAAECITPEKVNFMETHARGLICTPITKERAEELELPMMVTHNTSIHSTPFTVSIDLLTHGCTTGISAYDRAQTILALAREETKPEDFGRPGHIFPLRAMSKGVIRRAGHTEATIDLARLAGLYPAGALAEIKKEDGEMARMPELMKMAKEFNLKIISVADLIKYRLRTESLVNRGEEVHLPTQYGDFHMVPFRQKSNGLDHVALIKGEWHKDEPILVRVHSSCITGDIFGSMRCECGEQLHKAMQMIEKEGKGVLVYLNQEGRGIGLMAKASAYKLQEKGMDTVDANLHLGYKADERDYGVGAQILQSLGVTKMRLMTNNPVKRIGLESYGLEVVENVPIEITPNEYNHFYMETKKKKMGHILKNSGL; translated from the coding sequence AAAAGGAAACTTCATAATCGTGGTCGACGACGAAGACCGCGAAAATGAAGGCGATCTGATCATTGCTGCCGAGTGTATCACGCCGGAAAAAGTCAACTTTATGGAGACGCACGCCCGGGGACTTATCTGTACACCCATCACCAAAGAACGTGCCGAAGAATTGGAGTTGCCCATGATGGTCACCCACAACACCTCCATCCACTCCACACCGTTTACCGTCTCTATAGATTTACTCACTCACGGCTGCACGACCGGCATCTCGGCCTACGACCGGGCACAAACCATACTGGCGCTGGCACGTGAAGAAACCAAACCCGAAGATTTTGGCCGGCCGGGACACATTTTCCCGTTACGAGCCATGAGCAAAGGCGTTATTCGCCGTGCAGGACACACGGAAGCTACTATTGACCTGGCCCGTTTGGCCGGATTGTACCCTGCCGGAGCGCTGGCAGAGATAAAAAAGGAAGACGGGGAAATGGCACGCATGCCCGAACTGATGAAAATGGCAAAGGAATTTAACCTGAAGATTATTTCAGTTGCCGATCTCATCAAGTATCGCCTGAGGACAGAGTCGCTCGTAAACCGCGGGGAAGAGGTACATTTACCCACCCAGTACGGCGATTTCCATATGGTTCCTTTTCGCCAGAAGTCCAACGGATTGGATCACGTAGCACTGATAAAAGGAGAATGGCACAAAGACGAGCCCATTTTGGTGCGCGTTCACTCGTCGTGTATAACCGGCGATATTTTCGGCTCCATGCGATGCGAATGCGGAGAACAACTGCATAAAGCCATGCAGATGATCGAAAAAGAAGGAAAAGGCGTGTTGGTTTATCTCAATCAGGAAGGACGTGGAATCGGACTTATGGCAAAGGCTTCGGCCTACAAATTACAGGAAAAGGGAATGGATACGGTTGATGCCAACCTCCATTTAGGCTATAAGGCCGACGAGCGCGATTACGGCGTGGGTGCACAAATCCTGCAAAGCCTGGGCGTCACAAAAATGCGGTTAATGACCAACAATCCCGTGAAACGTATCGGACTGGAATCTTACGGACTGGAAGTGGTGGAAAATGTGCCTATCGAAATTACGCCCAACGAGTACAACCATTTCTACATGGAAACCAAGAAGAAAAAGATGGGACATATCCTGAAAAATTCCGGATTGTAA